One genomic segment of Hydrocarboniclastica marina includes these proteins:
- a CDS encoding pilus assembly protein, with product MKIQANGREWVRHGVHVALGFALSFGTITSALAAVEIAEKPLAAAPTIEPNIMFVLDDSGSMHFEYMPEENSGGAAFTPFVYPQPRGVYGGGDYTVSCGDQRRYYVPTFADDNFHNVWLRSAHNNKVYYNPNVTYTAWSESDGSKMANADPANALYNPSLPAIGGMNLTQKQTKRSHWYWGTSTGVQSYSCNAEHSFWPVTYFTLKAGGDPLDIDDYDKVEITTTTAASARFSYVGPDGTTASRSKAEEIQNFANWFQYYRSRILAARAGIGEAFAAQGKNRRVGFGTINKSSSVVDGVETRTIIDGVRRFEGAARENFFSKLYDRTIPNSGTPLRRALGDAGEYYARSDNAGPWGKLPGNNDTTSHVECRQSFTILMTDGYWSGDAASQEGARENTDGSSSGNPTITGPGDQSFTYAPVDPFEDNHSSTLADVAMYYWKRDLRTNMENRVPTGPKNPAFWQHMVTMGIGLGVTGSVELDSEAVQAAIANETAVAWPDPTSSDPAKIDDLLHASINGRGEFVNAANPDTFATKFLALLNEAGSRAAQSASAAAINSSSLQDDSMSFVAGFRSDDWSGTLKAFELDDRGVPSKIPSWDAEVMLNRMLPGERNILTHNGSAAVDLGLTNLSAAQVSALNVNPANVIDGLAEARIAWLRGVNDHNALRRRPKIAEEDEAEAEDIRLLGDIVSSNPQYAPKVPLGYTQLPGIGEAYRDYRASTVYNNRVDALYVGANSGMLHGFDSTTGAELFAYMPGELFRPEAGQNHARISQLMGKDSSYHYFMDGTPVVSDAYIDGSWRTVLVSSMGLGGRTIFAIDVTDPAAVEASDILWEFTDPDMGYGIGQPAVMPLRDGRWVAVFGNGYNSAGHDAVLYVVNLADGSLIKKIIAGAGTATTPNGLSGPYVTDWPNGGRILDRAYAGDLQGNLWRFDLSDTDVSDWTKELLFRATDQTGNRQPITTPPAGAPVPGKPGTLVVSFGTGSFFRTGDDIDNQVQSLYGVFDTGGTSISRSDLVEQVIETQASVTVGLIEGGSKSYKVRRISERTIESSRKGWYMDLEFDSTNTGERVISGPTLPGGLDPSRIRFTTLIPDSQPCTAGRGGYIMDFLLATGGRTPASVFDLNLDKKFDHRDRVVDDVINGISEGDGTKLSTIRQDDRDCVVGGQLCLRGEGSSGRQTWEQLR from the coding sequence ATGAAAATTCAAGCGAACGGTAGAGAATGGGTGCGCCATGGAGTTCACGTTGCGCTTGGCTTTGCGCTTTCTTTCGGGACGATAACTTCGGCGCTGGCAGCGGTTGAAATTGCCGAAAAGCCACTTGCTGCTGCACCAACGATTGAGCCGAACATCATGTTTGTACTCGATGACTCAGGCTCGATGCACTTTGAGTACATGCCGGAGGAGAACAGCGGCGGCGCAGCGTTCACGCCTTTTGTCTACCCCCAGCCCCGCGGTGTATATGGCGGTGGTGACTACACGGTTAGTTGCGGTGACCAGAGACGTTACTACGTTCCCACCTTTGCCGACGACAATTTTCATAATGTCTGGCTGCGCTCTGCCCATAATAACAAGGTGTATTACAACCCGAATGTCACTTACACAGCCTGGAGCGAAAGTGATGGGTCCAAAATGGCCAACGCTGACCCAGCGAACGCGCTCTACAACCCGTCACTTCCAGCTATAGGTGGGATGAATCTCACGCAGAAGCAGACGAAGCGCTCCCACTGGTATTGGGGCACTAGCACGGGGGTGCAGTCATATTCCTGTAACGCCGAGCATAGCTTTTGGCCTGTTACCTACTTCACTCTCAAGGCGGGCGGAGATCCGCTGGACATCGACGACTACGACAAGGTGGAAATAACGACGACCACGGCTGCTTCAGCAAGGTTCTCGTATGTCGGGCCGGACGGCACCACAGCCAGTCGGAGCAAGGCTGAAGAAATCCAGAATTTCGCAAACTGGTTCCAGTACTATCGGTCCCGCATTCTTGCGGCCAGGGCGGGCATTGGCGAAGCATTCGCTGCACAAGGCAAAAATCGCCGTGTTGGGTTCGGAACCATCAATAAAAGCAGTAGCGTCGTTGACGGTGTAGAGACTAGAACCATAATTGATGGCGTTAGACGATTCGAGGGCGCCGCCCGGGAAAATTTCTTCTCGAAGCTTTATGACCGCACGATACCTAATTCTGGTACCCCGCTGCGCCGGGCCCTGGGTGATGCGGGAGAATATTACGCCCGTAGCGACAACGCTGGACCCTGGGGCAAACTTCCGGGCAACAACGATACGACGTCCCATGTTGAGTGCCGACAAAGCTTCACCATCCTGATGACTGACGGTTACTGGAGCGGCGACGCGGCAAGTCAGGAAGGAGCAAGAGAAAACACGGACGGTAGCTCCAGCGGCAATCCCACTATAACAGGACCTGGCGATCAGAGTTTTACCTACGCTCCTGTTGATCCCTTTGAGGATAACCACTCCAGTACATTGGCCGATGTTGCCATGTATTACTGGAAGAGGGACCTTCGGACAAACATGGAAAACCGGGTGCCGACCGGGCCCAAAAATCCGGCGTTCTGGCAGCATATGGTAACAATGGGCATCGGCTTGGGGGTCACCGGTAGTGTTGAGCTCGACTCCGAAGCGGTTCAGGCAGCAATTGCAAACGAGACCGCGGTAGCCTGGCCTGACCCTACTTCGTCGGACCCTGCCAAAATCGATGACCTGCTCCATGCAAGTATCAACGGTCGCGGCGAGTTTGTTAATGCCGCTAACCCTGACACGTTTGCGACTAAATTTCTGGCTCTGCTCAACGAGGCGGGGAGTAGGGCCGCCCAATCGGCTTCTGCTGCTGCTATCAATTCATCGTCTTTACAGGATGATTCGATGAGCTTCGTCGCGGGTTTCCGCAGCGACGATTGGAGCGGGACTCTCAAGGCATTTGAACTGGACGATAGAGGAGTGCCGAGCAAGATACCCAGTTGGGATGCAGAAGTAATGCTCAATAGAATGCTCCCAGGGGAGCGCAATATATTGACACATAATGGCTCTGCAGCCGTCGATCTCGGGCTGACCAATTTGAGTGCTGCGCAAGTTTCTGCTCTTAACGTCAACCCGGCAAATGTAATAGATGGGCTCGCGGAAGCGCGGATCGCTTGGTTGCGCGGCGTGAACGATCACAATGCGTTGCGTCGGCGCCCAAAAATAGCGGAGGAAGACGAAGCCGAGGCTGAGGATATCAGGCTGTTGGGCGACATCGTCAGCTCCAACCCGCAGTATGCCCCCAAAGTACCCTTGGGCTATACCCAGTTGCCGGGGATTGGTGAAGCCTATCGAGACTACAGGGCCTCAACTGTCTACAACAACAGGGTCGATGCCCTATATGTCGGTGCCAACAGCGGCATGCTGCACGGATTCGATTCAACGACCGGGGCGGAGCTGTTTGCCTACATGCCAGGTGAGCTCTTTCGGCCTGAGGCAGGCCAGAACCATGCAAGGATAAGCCAGCTCATGGGCAAAGACTCCTCCTACCATTATTTTATGGATGGGACTCCGGTTGTTTCCGATGCCTATATCGATGGTAGCTGGAGAACCGTACTGGTCAGCAGCATGGGGCTAGGCGGTCGGACTATTTTCGCCATCGATGTGACCGACCCCGCGGCCGTGGAAGCGAGCGACATACTTTGGGAATTCACAGACCCGGATATGGGATACGGTATCGGTCAGCCAGCGGTAATGCCGCTGCGAGATGGCCGGTGGGTGGCGGTGTTTGGAAACGGTTATAACAGTGCAGGGCATGATGCTGTTCTGTACGTTGTCAATCTGGCGGATGGGTCTCTAATCAAGAAAATAATCGCAGGGGCAGGGACCGCGACGACGCCCAATGGGCTGAGTGGGCCCTACGTGACGGATTGGCCGAACGGCGGCCGTATTCTAGATCGGGCTTATGCTGGCGACCTGCAGGGCAATCTCTGGCGATTCGATTTGTCTGATACGGACGTAAGTGACTGGACCAAAGAGCTCCTATTTCGGGCCACGGATCAGACAGGTAATCGCCAGCCTATTACTACTCCCCCAGCGGGTGCTCCTGTGCCTGGTAAGCCTGGTACTCTAGTAGTCTCTTTCGGTACCGGTAGTTTCTTCCGCACAGGGGATGACATCGATAACCAGGTCCAATCTCTGTACGGCGTCTTTGACACCGGCGGAACCTCCATCAGTCGAAGTGATCTTGTTGAACAGGTGATAGAAACTCAAGCTTCAGTGACTGTTGGGCTCATAGAAGGCGGTTCCAAGAGCTACAAAGTCCGCCGCATTTCGGAGCGCACCATAGAGAGTTCACGTAAGGGTTGGTATATGGACCTCGAATTTGACTCAACGAACACAGGTGAGCGGGTTATCAGCGGTCCCACTCTTCCTGGCGGGCTCGATCCGAGCCGGATCCGTTTCACCACTCTGATCCCGGATTCGCAACCATGCACTGCAGGTCGGGGTGGTTACATTATGGATTTCCTATTGGCCACAGGCGGTCGAACGCCCGCTTCGGTCTTTGATCTCAATCTTGACAAGAAATTCGACCACAGAGATAGGGTTGTGGATGACGTAATCAACGGAATCTCCGAAGGTGACGGGACTAAGCTAAGCACCATCCGCCAAGATGATCGCGACTGCGTTGTTGGGGGGCAGCTGTGCCTTCGAGGTGAGGGGTCGAGCGGTCGTCAAACATGGGAGCAGCTGCGTTAG
- a CDS encoding type IV pilin protein has translation MKIKAVDSQGFTLIEMMIVVAIIGILAAIAFPSYKLYVENTRRAAAQADMLELAQWMERRYSANFDYRDGGADPALPFTVSPRNGTTFYNISFDPAVARNSFVLKAVPTAGQVDDRCGTLTLGHDGTRTATKGAVVVADCW, from the coding sequence GTGAAAATAAAAGCAGTAGATAGCCAGGGCTTCACCCTCATAGAAATGATGATTGTCGTGGCCATCATTGGCATTCTTGCGGCAATTGCTTTCCCGTCATACAAACTCTACGTCGAGAACACCAGAAGAGCGGCCGCTCAGGCAGACATGCTCGAGTTGGCCCAATGGATGGAACGTCGCTATTCCGCAAATTTTGATTACCGGGACGGCGGCGCCGACCCGGCGCTGCCTTTTACAGTCTCTCCGAGGAACGGGACCACTTTTTATAACATCAGCTTTGACCCTGCTGTCGCCCGCAATTCGTTCGTGCTCAAGGCTGTACCCACGGCTGGACAGGTTGACGACCGCTGCGGAACGCTCACGCTAGGTCATGATGGAACCCGGACTGCGACCAAAGGGGCCGTGGTTGTGGCGGACTGTTGGTAA
- a CDS encoding sigma-54-dependent transcriptional regulator, with protein sequence MTDATALVVDDEPDIRELLDITLTRMNIRCVTAANLKEARDLLAAQPFQLCLTDMNLPDGNGIDLVQWMQKAHPETPVAVITAYGSMDTAVLALKAGAFDFVSKPVELGRLRELVENALRLTTPASGAAASDNDSDGLLLGESLEINQLRKQVRKVARSQAPVYISGESGSGKELVARMIHMQGPRRDGPFVPVNCGAIPSELMESEFFGHKKGSFTGATENKTGLFRAAQGGTLFLDEVADLPVSMQVKLLRAIQEKAVRAVGDHLEQAIDVRILSATHKDLPHLVKEGSFRQDLFYRINVIELKVPPLRAREDDIPLLTRHILAKLAQDYESPQAQLSAAGLDKLKSYSFPGNVRELENILERAFTLCDGDIIDADDLQLAANEEGSGGHSTTPDGRIDLENFLERIEREAIEKALEATGGNKTAAAKRLGISFRAMRYRLKKLGME encoded by the coding sequence ATGACTGACGCTACAGCACTGGTCGTCGATGACGAGCCCGATATCCGGGAGCTGCTCGACATCACCCTGACCCGAATGAATATCCGATGCGTAACCGCGGCCAATCTCAAGGAAGCCCGGGACCTGCTAGCAGCGCAGCCGTTTCAGCTCTGTCTGACAGACATGAATCTGCCCGATGGCAACGGCATCGATCTGGTGCAGTGGATGCAGAAAGCCCATCCGGAAACCCCCGTGGCCGTCATCACAGCGTATGGCAGCATGGACACAGCAGTGCTTGCGCTCAAGGCAGGTGCTTTTGACTTTGTCTCCAAGCCCGTAGAGCTCGGGCGGTTGCGCGAATTGGTGGAAAACGCCCTACGGCTTACCACACCCGCAAGTGGCGCCGCAGCCAGTGATAACGACAGCGACGGGCTTCTCCTCGGCGAATCCCTTGAGATAAACCAGCTGCGCAAACAAGTAAGAAAGGTCGCTCGCAGCCAGGCCCCGGTCTATATCAGCGGTGAGTCTGGCAGCGGCAAAGAGCTGGTCGCGCGCATGATCCATATGCAGGGCCCCCGACGTGACGGCCCTTTCGTACCCGTCAACTGCGGCGCCATTCCTTCCGAACTCATGGAAAGCGAATTCTTCGGCCACAAAAAGGGCAGTTTCACCGGCGCGACCGAGAACAAAACCGGCCTGTTCCGCGCAGCCCAGGGCGGCACCCTGTTCCTGGATGAAGTGGCTGACCTGCCCGTATCGATGCAGGTTAAGCTGCTGCGGGCGATCCAGGAGAAAGCTGTGCGTGCGGTGGGCGATCACCTGGAGCAGGCCATCGACGTGCGCATCCTCAGCGCCACGCACAAGGACCTGCCCCATCTGGTCAAGGAAGGCAGCTTCCGGCAGGACCTCTTCTACCGCATCAACGTCATCGAACTCAAAGTCCCTCCGCTACGCGCGCGTGAAGACGACATTCCCCTGCTGACCCGGCATATCCTGGCCAAGCTCGCCCAGGACTACGAAAGCCCTCAGGCTCAGTTGAGCGCCGCCGGACTGGACAAGCTAAAAAGCTACAGCTTTCCAGGCAATGTGCGGGAACTCGAGAACATACTGGAGCGCGCGTTCACACTCTGCGATGGGGACATTATAGACGCAGACGACCTGCAGCTTGCGGCCAACGAAGAGGGTAGCGGCGGACACTCGACAACGCCAGACGGCCGGATTGACCTGGAAAACTTTCTCGAGCGGATCGAGCGGGAGGCCATTGAGAAGGCTTTGGAAGCCACTGGCGGCAACAAGACCGCGGCGGCGAAGCGGCTGGGGATCAGTTTCCGGGCTATGCGGTACCGGTTGAAGAAGTTGGGGATGGAGTGA
- a CDS encoding GspH/FimT family pseudopilin, with product MIYHRQRAFSLVELITAIAILAITVSFAVSSMQPVSARTTTRSVLAKVYAGFQFARSAAVNKQQLVTICPLDGNGECINDWNQPISIFLDPSNERSLTDGNLLQLIPATTSGSLIAQPASKRYFQFRPIGTVHGTLGNVTFCPQNGDAIHAGQLILSSGGRLRYARDRDQDGVAEGSDGSPISCTRS from the coding sequence ATGATCTATCATCGACAAAGGGCTTTCTCCCTTGTTGAGCTTATAACTGCTATTGCCATCCTCGCGATTACAGTCTCGTTTGCTGTCAGCAGCATGCAGCCTGTCTCGGCGCGCACCACCACACGAAGCGTCCTGGCCAAAGTCTATGCAGGTTTCCAGTTTGCCAGGAGCGCAGCTGTCAACAAACAGCAACTCGTGACCATTTGCCCCCTCGATGGCAACGGTGAATGCATTAACGACTGGAACCAACCCATCAGCATTTTTCTCGATCCCAGCAATGAACGATCACTGACCGATGGAAACCTGCTTCAGCTCATACCGGCTACAACGTCCGGTTCGCTGATCGCACAACCAGCGAGCAAACGATACTTCCAGTTTCGCCCTATAGGAACGGTCCATGGCACTCTGGGCAACGTGACCTTTTGCCCTCAAAATGGCGACGCCATCCATGCAGGACAGCTCATTCTGAGTAGCGGCGGAAGGCTGCGTTATGCACGCGACAGGGACCAAGATGGCGTTGCAGAGGGCAGCGACGGCTCACCCATTAGCTGTACCAGGTCGTGA
- a CDS encoding PilW family protein, giving the protein MTQKLRQRGLSLVELLIAMALGVVLTLGVVQIFLGNSQTYRMTDAMARMQENVRFSLEYLKYELRLAGYRGCTTRINNLLAADAANPGAGGFFMGQALQGWEYANTGPGGAYDLVLAGPGDFQGGGADFPAELAGNVMAGSDVFVVNRAQRLPVVVESISGTTIKLDDSADIKQGSILVATNDTCSGGDMFQKTNNDNSADVTKGVMGGFTPGNNNSPGNPFTQNYGPGATILVNTSTAYFIGENPNGDPALYRYVFDATGSGSAEELVDGVESMQVLYGVSTGINGRVGSYVTANNVANWDDVVSLRIAFLMRSQDATLNFGAEDEDPTFNLAGTVIDVPNDRRARLVGTTTVAIRSRAN; this is encoded by the coding sequence ATGACGCAAAAACTGCGACAGCGAGGCCTGTCCCTTGTCGAACTGCTCATCGCCATGGCGTTGGGAGTCGTTCTGACGCTGGGTGTCGTGCAAATCTTTCTTGGCAACAGTCAGACCTACCGGATGACTGATGCTATGGCTCGAATGCAGGAGAATGTTCGGTTTTCCCTCGAGTACTTGAAATACGAGTTGCGATTGGCCGGTTACCGAGGCTGCACCACCAGGATTAATAACCTACTGGCGGCTGACGCCGCAAATCCTGGCGCTGGCGGTTTTTTTATGGGCCAGGCGTTGCAGGGATGGGAATACGCCAACACCGGTCCAGGCGGTGCCTATGATTTGGTTCTGGCAGGACCAGGTGATTTTCAGGGAGGTGGTGCTGATTTTCCAGCAGAGCTGGCCGGGAATGTGATGGCAGGCAGTGATGTGTTTGTCGTCAATCGAGCCCAACGTCTACCCGTGGTCGTGGAAAGTATCAGTGGCACAACGATAAAGCTCGATGACAGCGCAGATATAAAACAGGGCAGCATCCTCGTCGCGACCAACGACACCTGTAGTGGTGGCGACATGTTTCAAAAAACAAACAACGATAACAGCGCAGATGTCACGAAAGGCGTCATGGGGGGATTTACTCCGGGTAACAATAACAGCCCGGGCAACCCCTTTACCCAGAATTACGGACCTGGCGCAACCATTCTGGTTAACACCAGCACCGCCTACTTCATCGGCGAGAATCCTAACGGTGATCCAGCTCTTTATCGCTACGTGTTTGACGCTACAGGATCTGGAAGCGCTGAGGAATTAGTGGACGGGGTTGAGAGCATGCAGGTGCTTTACGGGGTGAGCACGGGTATCAACGGCCGTGTTGGCAGCTACGTTACGGCGAACAACGTGGCTAATTGGGACGACGTAGTGAGCTTGCGGATCGCGTTTTTGATGAGGTCGCAGGACGCGACTTTGAACTTCGGTGCCGAAGACGAGGATCCAACTTTTAATCTCGCAGGCACTGTCATTGATGTTCCAAACGATCGACGCGCACGGCTTGTCGGTACCACAACCGTTGCGATACGCAGCCGTGCAAATTGA
- a CDS encoding GspH/FimT family pseudopilin, with protein MDRQNGFTLIELMVAIAVFAIAASIALPSFQRVIEENRVSTQTNTLISAFNLARSEAVKRGTTVGITANGASFADGWCVHLEPGGCVAANMIRSYAAPDAISFNQTHTQVVFDGRGTRSLPVAGAGTVEIDLQPDACTAGDTNRRRQVEVGLTGRTGLRLENCQ; from the coding sequence ATGGACAGACAAAACGGCTTCACGCTGATTGAATTGATGGTCGCTATTGCTGTGTTCGCGATTGCCGCCTCAATCGCTTTGCCCTCTTTCCAGCGCGTCATCGAAGAGAACAGAGTGTCGACCCAGACAAACACCTTGATCTCAGCCTTCAATCTGGCGCGTAGCGAAGCAGTCAAACGTGGCACAACAGTTGGGATTACGGCGAACGGCGCGAGCTTTGCTGACGGCTGGTGCGTTCATCTGGAGCCCGGCGGGTGCGTAGCTGCAAATATGATTCGCAGCTACGCGGCGCCTGATGCTATCAGCTTTAACCAAACCCACACCCAGGTTGTCTTTGACGGTCGCGGCACTAGATCGCTACCGGTTGCAGGGGCCGGTACTGTTGAAATTGACCTGCAGCCTGACGCATGTACTGCTGGAGATACCAATCGGCGGAGGCAGGTTGAGGTTGGCTTAACGGGTCGTACTGGGCTCCGCCTGGAGAACTGTCAATGA
- the pilV gene encoding type IV pilus modification protein PilV — translation MTRKIGRMALKNSTSGGARRQAGIGMIEVLVAVLILAIGLLGLAALQVSSMQFTTAAQARSQATLLAHDMLERMRVNRTNIDGYNSPLPGDPAACDVDHDPGNNNVPADDLAEWRNQLACLLPLGNGGIEVVGQQATVSVEWVEDRNEPDDPISFSFTAGL, via the coding sequence ATGACGAGGAAGATCGGGCGCATGGCGTTGAAAAACTCAACATCCGGCGGTGCAAGAAGGCAGGCTGGAATAGGCATGATTGAAGTGCTCGTGGCGGTGCTGATCCTGGCTATTGGCTTATTGGGTCTTGCAGCTCTGCAGGTCTCGTCAATGCAGTTCACAACTGCTGCTCAGGCCAGAAGTCAGGCCACACTACTCGCCCATGACATGCTGGAAAGAATGAGGGTGAATCGAACCAATATCGACGGATATAACAGCCCATTGCCGGGCGATCCGGCTGCCTGTGACGTCGATCACGATCCAGGCAACAACAACGTTCCCGCTGATGACCTTGCGGAGTGGAGAAACCAGCTCGCCTGCCTGCTTCCATTAGGCAACGGCGGGATTGAAGTGGTTGGGCAGCAGGCAACCGTTAGCGTTGAGTGGGTAGAGGATCGCAATGAGCCCGACGACCCCATCAGTTTTTCCTTCACCGCCGGGCTTTGA
- a CDS encoding sensor histidine kinase, translating into METKAHQPEPAPTVEIAPGQIQRHQKTRLFRVYNHYRLAISLVLVMLLIVDLEALQPQYRFPAFYQALVLGYFGLNAFIGFMLLAGFQPHSRHTTVSVLVDLLVLHGMLFFSSGITSALANLIIISVAAGNILNPTRLGFFFAALAAIGSLALAGWDAMVIGGGNTGDDIVRAGFLGILYFGVAFVLQNITRRLIFSEALASERAESIAALERLNHQIIQRMRTGIIVADPQGEVKLANEAAGELLLGERRASRDLERLPTPLQERLERWFAQPSHRTEPFQVDIASPMLQANFTRLEQESDDRLLIFLDDTSKITQQAQQLKLASLGRLTAGIAHEVRNPLGAISHAAQLLAESDALNGPDRKMLDIIQRHAARVNTIIENVLELSRRRQPDARVHDLYLWTLERVTHYQNDCDQHSDISLEPGSHRPQARFDSSQMEQVLTNLIDNGLRYSEQETGARALDMSIGMAEDGERAYLDIRDRGPGISESQRASIFEPFYTTERTGTGLGLYLARELCEANQAQLALIDAGPGGCFRITFAHPQRQSLNASL; encoded by the coding sequence ATGGAAACCAAAGCGCACCAGCCCGAGCCCGCCCCAACGGTTGAGATCGCGCCGGGCCAGATTCAACGTCATCAAAAAACGCGCCTGTTCCGCGTTTATAACCATTACCGGCTAGCCATAAGCCTGGTCCTGGTTATGTTGCTGATAGTCGACCTTGAAGCGCTTCAGCCGCAGTACCGGTTCCCGGCGTTCTACCAGGCACTTGTTCTCGGCTATTTCGGTTTGAATGCCTTTATCGGTTTCATGCTCCTGGCCGGTTTTCAGCCTCACTCCCGCCACACGACAGTGTCTGTGCTGGTGGACCTGCTTGTGCTGCACGGCATGCTGTTCTTCAGCAGCGGTATAACCAGCGCTCTGGCCAACCTGATTATCATCTCGGTCGCCGCCGGCAACATTCTCAACCCCACCCGACTGGGCTTCTTTTTTGCGGCGCTCGCCGCAATCGGGTCGCTGGCCCTGGCCGGATGGGACGCAATGGTCATTGGCGGCGGCAACACCGGCGACGACATTGTCAGAGCGGGCTTTCTCGGCATTCTCTACTTCGGCGTAGCGTTTGTACTTCAGAACATTACCCGCCGACTGATTTTCAGCGAGGCGCTTGCAAGCGAGCGGGCCGAGAGTATTGCAGCGCTGGAGCGGCTCAACCACCAGATCATCCAGCGCATGCGCACCGGCATTATCGTGGCTGACCCCCAAGGCGAGGTTAAGCTGGCCAACGAAGCCGCCGGTGAACTGCTGCTGGGCGAACGTCGAGCCTCACGGGACCTGGAGCGCCTGCCAACGCCGCTGCAGGAGCGCCTCGAACGCTGGTTTGCGCAGCCCTCCCATCGCACCGAACCGTTTCAGGTCGACATCGCCAGCCCCATGCTCCAGGCCAATTTTACCCGGCTGGAACAGGAGTCCGACGATCGTTTGCTTATATTCCTCGATGACACCAGCAAAATCACCCAGCAGGCCCAGCAGCTCAAACTCGCCTCCCTTGGCCGACTTACAGCAGGCATCGCTCACGAGGTCCGGAACCCGTTGGGCGCTATCAGCCACGCCGCCCAGCTCCTGGCCGAATCCGATGCGCTGAACGGGCCGGACCGGAAAATGCTCGACATCATCCAGCGCCACGCCGCGCGGGTGAATACCATTATCGAGAATGTTCTGGAGCTCTCGCGCCGGCGTCAACCCGACGCCCGGGTTCATGATCTTTATCTATGGACGCTCGAACGCGTCACGCACTATCAGAACGACTGCGACCAGCACAGTGACATCAGCCTGGAACCCGGCAGTCACCGCCCCCAGGCGCGCTTCGACAGCTCTCAGATGGAGCAGGTGTTAACGAACCTGATCGACAATGGCTTGCGTTATAGTGAACAGGAAACCGGCGCGCGCGCGCTGGATATGAGTATCGGGATGGCAGAGGACGGTGAACGGGCTTATCTCGACATTCGCGACCGCGGTCCGGGCATATCGGAGAGTCAGCGGGCGTCTATATTCGAGCCCTTCTATACTACGGAGAGAACAGGAACCGGGCTGGGCCTCTACCTAGCCCGGGAGCTCTGCGAGGCAAACCAGGCGCAACTCGCACTGATCGATGCAGGTCCGGGCGGCTGTTTTCGGATCACGTTTGCCCATCCCCAAAGACAGAGCCTGAACGCGTCGCTGTAA
- a CDS encoding pilus assembly PilX family protein has protein sequence MLIQKDILDFKATRGQRGSALIVSLVMLLLMTLVGVASMQGTILQERMAGNLRDREMAFEATETALRVGEEWAVANVPAAMNEELLVSPETWDGSEPSGTVADLDDQLSADPAFHVVWQGEVCPPGADFRTPCRDILAVTARGQGGSDTTTVVIQSRVMP, from the coding sequence ATGCTAATTCAAAAAGATATTCTCGACTTTAAAGCTACTCGAGGGCAACGGGGAAGTGCTCTTATCGTGTCACTCGTCATGCTTCTTCTAATGACCCTGGTGGGGGTAGCGTCGATGCAGGGGACAATCCTTCAGGAGCGGATGGCCGGCAACCTGAGGGATCGCGAAATGGCATTTGAAGCTACAGAGACAGCTTTGCGCGTAGGGGAAGAATGGGCCGTAGCTAATGTTCCTGCTGCCATGAACGAGGAACTACTGGTCTCACCCGAGACCTGGGACGGCAGCGAGCCCAGCGGCACTGTCGCTGATCTCGACGATCAGTTATCGGCCGATCCGGCCTTTCATGTCGTTTGGCAGGGTGAGGTTTGTCCGCCGGGTGCTGACTTCCGAACGCCCTGTAGGGATATTCTCGCCGTAACCGCGCGGGGACAGGGCGGGTCGGACACTACCACAGTAGTGATACAAAGCCGGGTGATGCCATGA